Proteins encoded together in one Microbacterium sp. ABRD28 window:
- a CDS encoding membrane dipeptidase, whose translation MLEPAERYTGYKAYEYLEAGVDYRDFGYARQIGRVPEYAGLELTSTQAERAERLQRDEVVISLHEHVQVFPENMDHLKDHIRQGREPTGYEGLSRSGLTAVFDNGMDGTCCISSDAGWKYQDVLFDLGVRMADLAHQDYLIKGETLKDIRYAHETGRIAHIFALEAATMIENEVDRLDVLYGFGVRQMGIAYSEANTLGSGLKERGDGGLTYFGERAVQRMNKLGIAIDISHSGDRTCVDVIKASTKPVFITHAGARTVWPTNRMKTDETIVECARRGGVIGIEAAPHTTLSPKHPLHSLESVMDHFVYCAELVGIEHVSFGPDTLFGDHVGLHHAFAAQLSLGQAHGQVEFDEVPYVDGVENPAEAMGNIIGWLVKHDYSDDEIRAVVGGNTMRLLEEVWV comes from the coding sequence GTGCTCGAACCAGCAGAGCGCTATACCGGCTACAAGGCCTACGAGTATCTGGAGGCGGGAGTCGACTACCGCGACTTCGGTTACGCCCGACAGATCGGACGAGTGCCCGAGTACGCAGGTCTCGAGCTGACCTCCACTCAGGCCGAGCGCGCCGAGCGCCTGCAGCGCGATGAGGTCGTCATCTCATTGCATGAGCACGTGCAGGTCTTCCCCGAGAACATGGACCACCTCAAGGACCACATCCGCCAGGGTCGCGAACCCACCGGCTACGAGGGTCTGTCGCGATCGGGCCTCACCGCGGTGTTCGACAACGGCATGGACGGCACCTGCTGCATCTCCAGCGACGCCGGATGGAAGTACCAGGACGTGCTGTTCGACCTCGGCGTGCGGATGGCCGACCTCGCCCATCAGGACTACCTCATCAAGGGTGAGACGCTCAAAGACATCCGCTACGCCCACGAAACCGGCCGGATCGCCCACATCTTCGCGCTGGAAGCGGCGACCATGATCGAGAACGAGGTCGATCGGCTCGACGTACTCTACGGGTTCGGCGTGCGTCAGATGGGAATCGCCTACTCCGAGGCCAACACGCTCGGCAGCGGCCTGAAGGAGCGCGGCGACGGGGGGCTGACCTACTTCGGCGAGCGCGCCGTTCAGCGTATGAACAAGCTCGGCATCGCCATCGACATCTCGCACTCCGGCGACCGGACCTGTGTCGACGTGATCAAGGCCTCCACCAAGCCGGTCTTCATCACCCACGCCGGCGCCCGCACCGTGTGGCCGACCAACCGCATGAAGACCGACGAGACCATCGTCGAATGCGCCCGTCGCGGCGGGGTGATCGGCATCGAGGCCGCCCCTCACACGACGCTGTCGCCGAAGCATCCTCTCCACTCCCTCGAGTCGGTCATGGACCACTTCGTCTACTGCGCCGAGCTCGTGGGGATCGAGCACGTGAGCTTCGGCCCCGACACTCTCTTCGGCGACCACGTCGGACTGCACCATGCCTTCGCCGCCCAGCTCTCGCTCGGCCAGGCGCACGGGCAGGTCGAGTTCGACGAGGTTCCCTACGTCGACGGTGTCGAGAACCCCGCCGAGGCGATGGGCAACATCATCGGCTGGCTGGTCAAGCACGACTACTCCGACGACGAGATCCGCGCCGTCGTCGGGGGGAACACCATGCGGCTACTCGAGGAGGTATGGGTGTGA
- a CDS encoding ABC transporter substrate-binding protein codes for MTTHKTRIAIGAIAAAAALALTACAPQAPEPAASGDASSGGSSDTLTIATTTDVVNYNPLIGNSRSDYWVTNLMYPHLLSIGDDGSKSAELAVDWGYVDDTTGFYEIRDDMTWSDGEPLTAEDVAYTMNAVKQDAPAGTFYGQMANFESAEAVSDTRVEITLTQPDSSIVEEIGFWGNVVPQHVFEPAGSVAEFANDGGEDGWVSAGPYRLTSVQVGQSYTLERVENYPLVEGGTPGPASVIYRVFPDVNTEILALQSGEVDVIANSLPPAQVEQLRNTDGIEVAEVTGLGYAHMTYNMQNPDLAKTEVRRALAHAADYEAIRDVVLQGQAVSTGSSPLMPVLSKYYDDSITEYEYDPELSRQLMEDAGYTADASGMFPVSFRLIYSLQDPVTSQWAQLVKDGAAEAGITIELQGTERNTYLAMTNEGDYDIYAGNFAIMDDPVTNFALSYLPDGAINYTYVDDPALNDLILQASATFDEEEKIAIMREAAQLVHDEVYDNVMYTQNLFVAHSSDWAGFISKPSELLSIVNPISIASAYKVTE; via the coding sequence GTGACCACACACAAGACACGCATCGCCATCGGCGCCATCGCGGCCGCGGCGGCACTCGCGCTCACCGCTTGCGCCCCGCAGGCGCCCGAGCCCGCAGCAAGCGGTGACGCGTCGAGCGGGGGAAGCAGTGACACGCTCACCATCGCGACGACGACAGACGTGGTGAACTACAACCCGCTCATCGGCAATAGTCGCAGCGACTACTGGGTGACGAATCTGATGTACCCGCACCTGCTGAGCATCGGCGACGACGGTTCGAAGTCCGCCGAGCTGGCCGTCGACTGGGGGTACGTCGACGACACCACCGGCTTCTACGAGATCCGCGACGACATGACCTGGAGCGACGGCGAGCCGCTGACCGCCGAAGACGTCGCGTACACGATGAACGCGGTGAAGCAGGATGCCCCGGCCGGCACGTTCTACGGCCAAATGGCGAATTTCGAGTCGGCCGAAGCCGTCTCGGATACGCGCGTGGAGATCACCCTCACCCAGCCAGACTCGTCGATCGTCGAAGAGATCGGGTTCTGGGGCAACGTGGTGCCGCAGCATGTGTTCGAGCCCGCAGGGTCTGTCGCCGAGTTCGCCAACGACGGCGGCGAGGACGGCTGGGTCAGCGCCGGGCCCTACCGCCTGACGAGCGTGCAGGTGGGCCAGTCGTACACCCTCGAAAGGGTCGAGAACTACCCTCTCGTCGAGGGTGGGACGCCCGGGCCCGCGTCGGTCATCTACCGCGTCTTCCCCGATGTGAACACCGAGATCCTGGCGCTGCAGAGCGGCGAGGTCGACGTGATCGCGAACTCGCTCCCGCCGGCGCAGGTCGAGCAGCTGCGCAATACCGACGGCATCGAGGTCGCCGAGGTCACCGGTCTCGGCTACGCCCACATGACCTACAACATGCAGAACCCGGATCTGGCCAAGACCGAGGTGCGCCGGGCGCTCGCGCATGCGGCCGACTACGAAGCCATTCGTGACGTGGTGCTGCAGGGTCAGGCGGTCTCGACCGGCTCGAGCCCGCTCATGCCGGTGCTGTCGAAGTACTACGACGACTCGATCACGGAGTACGAGTACGACCCTGAGCTTTCTCGGCAGCTGATGGAAGATGCCGGCTACACCGCCGACGCCAGTGGCATGTTCCCGGTGAGCTTCCGCCTCATCTACTCGCTGCAAGACCCGGTCACCAGCCAGTGGGCCCAGCTCGTCAAAGACGGCGCCGCCGAGGCCGGGATCACGATCGAGCTGCAGGGCACTGAGCGAAACACCTACCTGGCGATGACGAACGAGGGTGACTACGACATCTATGCCGGCAACTTCGCCATCATGGATGACCCGGTCACGAACTTCGCACTGTCGTACCTTCCCGATGGGGCGATCAACTACACCTACGTCGATGATCCCGCGCTGAACGACCTCATCCTTCAGGCGTCGGCCACCTTCGACGAGGAGGAGAAGATCGCCATCATGCGCGAGGCGGCCCAGCTGGTGCACGACGAGGTCTACGACAACGTGATGTACACGCAGAACCTCTTCGTTGCGCACAGCTCCGACTGGGCCGGCTTCATCTCCAAGCCCAGCGAACTGCTCTCGATCGTGAACCCCATCTCGATCGCCAGCGCCTACAAGGTCACCGAGTAG